From the Coffea eugenioides isolate CCC68of chromosome 1, Ceug_1.0, whole genome shotgun sequence genome, the window aaatcgagttacatgtTATAATCTGAGCCACACAAATTTTTGAGTCCACATCGTAGCCGTGAACCTTCAAGAACGATTGTCACTGACAACCGTTCCTGCCCCATTTCCGTTAATTCCATCCGCTAATCTCACGGCTACCTGTCCTCAgttatcctcttttattttatcGCTACAAACTCTACTACTATGATTAGATGCGAAGATATTTATGGTTTGGTCTGACTGTTGGTACGGATTAATGCGGTTAGTAAAGTACGTTTAAAAAAAGTGTATCGGACCAGACCAGGCTCTGAGTATCAGGGCACACGACGGACGAGGAAGAATAAAATACTAGTTACTTACCAtaacaaacaaaataataaattcGGTGACTAATCAAAATTTGTAGTGCCGATCAGAATTAGTACATGAATGAATTAATAAAGCATACATATGCTTTGCTTAGGCGCGCATCGTGTCGTGAGCCTGAGGTTATCTTAACGTGGACAGGAGGGAGAGTAAATTGCGACACTGATGCGATTCTATAAGTAATCAACTTTTGTACAGTAGCATCATTTGCCTAAGGCCTATTGTAGATCCGAGGACGTTGATGATTATAGATTGGAACATTCTCATTCTCCAATAACTTCTTCTTTCTCcacttcctcctcctcctctttttttttttttttttttgtcgcatGTATTCAAATAGTTTTAACGTAAAGATAGTGACTAAACATTCCCGTCGTTTTAAACAATGAATGATAGAAAAGGACTATTCCATTTTGTACATGTAAATATATTGAGTTACTACTTACGTGCTGATCATGACAATTAtttagggtttgtttggatagagcgtattatttaaaatattatttgaaataattactgtagcattttttgtaatatgatgtatgtgagataaaaagataattgagaatataaaaaaatggaattaaaaaaatatgtttatgatgcaagcgaaatattatttgagatatttgtactatccaaacactcctTATGATTTTCAAGATCTGTGCTTCCCACAGTAGTAGTTGTTAATTTGTAGTGAAAGGGGGCCCAGAGCGAATACACACGCACacatgtttatatatatatatatgtatgtatatatatattcccACTCCATCTAGTCTGCTTTAGTCTCTAGTATGGCTTCTAATAAACAAAAAgcccattttttccttttcatctaCTAACGATTAAGGTTAATGTGTCAGTCTCCACGCATCCATCCGCCTGATCACACATTTATAGCGAGATCTTCGAGGCTCAGAGAGTCTAATTTTTGAGGTGGAAGAAATCTCATAATGGCATTTGAGAAGATTAAGATAAGAAGCTATGACTGGGAAATTGATAAAGTTAGGGTCGAAGATCTTGAAAGAGGATGCGAGGTAGGGCCAGCAGAACATGTTTTCCTCTTCACGGATACTATGGGAGACCCCATCTCTAGAATCCGCAATAGTCCGATGTACAACATGCTGGTACCTACACcgtttaattttctcttttttttttatcctctCCAGCGTGCGTTTTCatcatccctttttttttttttttttttttgctgctcCCCTTCAACTTGTAAGTTGTAATAGCATTGATCTTCATGGCGATCGATCAGTGCGTCTTTCTTCTTCGCAATACTAACAAGTTGTACTTCTTAATCTGTGTGACATGGTAATTAATTAGGTGGCCGAGTTGAACGATGAGATAATTGGTGTGATTCAAGGCTCCATCAAGGTTGTTACGCTTCATACGTCTCCAAAGAATCATCTGGCCAAGGTGGGCTATATCTTGGGCTTGAGGGTGGCGCCGCGCCACAGACGAAAAGGGATAGCTCTAAGCCTTGTGCATCACATGGAGGAATGGTTCATCAGCCATCAGGTCGAGTATGCATACATGGCCACGGAGAAAGACAACCAAGCCTCCATCAACCTCTTCGTCAATAAACTCGGCTACCTCGAGTTCAGAACCCCAGTTATCCTCGTCCACCCGGTGTACAACCGTTCCTTCCGTTTATCATCGAGTGTTGAGATAATGAAGTTAAAGGTCGACCAGGCCGAGTTTCTTTACCGCAAGTTCATGAGTTCGACTGAATTCTTCCCCCACGACATCAACAGAGTACTGAGAAACAAGCTGAGCTTGGGCACGTGGGTGGCCTACTTTCGTCGAGGTGATCACGAGTCGCCCAGCGGGGGGTTCGGATTGGACGGAGGAATTCCAAATAGCTGGGCAATGATGAGTGTATGGAGAAGCACGGAAGTCATAAAGCTGAGGGTAGGAAAACCAACCTTGTCCTGCATGTTTTATGCGAAGAGCTCAAGAATGCTGGAAAGTGTGCTCCCATGCTTTAGAGTGCCGTCACTTCCTGATTTCTCCGAAAATCCCTTTGGGTTTTACTTCATTTACGGATTTCACCGTGAAGGGCCTTCGTCGGGGAAGCTGGTCCGGACGCTCTGCAGATTCGTGCACAATTTGGCTAGGGAGTCTGATGGGAAGGACGAGTGCAAGGTGATTGTGACGGAAGTTGGAGGCTGCGATGAGCTGAAGCTTCACATCCCGCATTGGAAGTTACTGTCTTGTCCTGAAGATTTGTGGTGCATAAAAGCCTTGAAATTTTATGAAGACGCAAAAACCACCCTCGGCAATGAAGCCCCACCACCAAAATCAAATCCTCTTTTTGTAGACCCGAGAGAGGTCTGAGCCATAAGAGAGGAGAATTTTCCTAAACACCCTGCGTTGCAATTCTCGGATTTGggcaaaatggcaaaatttgCGAAACGTCTTGTATGTACTGTCCGATAAGACCATCCATCCCTGCTGTGTCTCTAAACAGTCTCTGACCAGTGGCGTGGTGGAAGCTTTTGTCTTGTTGCTTTCATAGTTATGATCCGAGTATCTCTTTACAGATTTCCTTAATTGGGTGCCTCCCTCTTCGTGTCTTTGTTGGCAAGTGAAGGTCCTCAGCCTCGTGAGTTGTTGGACTAATCATGCAGTCACTTGTCTCGCTCCACATTTGTCTCATTTGATCATTCCTCATCATACATATCCGGGTAAAAGTAGATGTCTACTTTTAGATCATCCGCCATTTGTAGCCCCATTTTTGGGTCTCAGTCTCAACCTCAATAATATTAATTGGTAAAAACAGAAAGGAAAGAGTGTGAGAATATCCGTTGCAAATTGTGCACTAACGTCCAGAAAGCATACTGACGACACCCAAGAACAATCGGTTTTAGAAGAATCCGGTCAAAATTGCAAACCTCAAGCTAGCTTAAATCCCGACTCTACTTCACTTCTAGTAGTAGGAATTACCTGCCAAACAAGGAAGCTAGGCGGGCTGCGTGGATTTgtttaaaggaaaaagataaaaaaagaaaaaaaagaattcacTACTATGATTTGCCTTTAAATAAGTGCATTTGATAGGAACTTGCTAACAAATGTTAATGATGATTAGTATGATAGTACTAATCACAGTGACGATTGTGACATAGATGATGAATAAATTATTGATCGGCCCTGCTGATTTTATTGGCTGGATGCGAAGCAAGCTTGCTGCACTGACTGACTCCTGGAACCATCATTTTATGGTGGCCAGACTCCAAGGAGCTTTTCCTTTTCGTCGTTACTTGGAACACCTTTGGTCTCAGTGGGGCATCACTTTATTGATCATCTGGGGTTAAAGCAATGGTTGATGTGATTAGCGCCTTTaattatgatatatatatatatatattattggTATAAGCATTTTCACGATCCTCTTCTTATGCTTTTGGATGTCAATGTTAATATTAATTAGTGTCGCGCTGTTGCTAAattttttcacttgtaatcTCTGTCAGAGAAAGATTCAACCAGTAAAAATTCTACTACCCTTCCTTAACAAGACAAAATattttttcatagtattttgTAAACCGAATCTCATTCTTCGAAGTAATTAAATCATGAAGGTGTTGCAGTAAAGGCACTAACTCGGTGGTGGCTGTCAAGTACAGGTGGGCCGGGGGTAACAGATCGGCGATGGTTTTCCTTCTCCAAATGATGTACTGCAGAGTACACCACGGAGAGagagattatatatattatttggAAAGGAAAATCCAAATGCACAACACAGAACATGAATCCAATGGAAGAAGTAGAAGTAGAACCCACCAAAAAATGTAGACCATTTTGGCTTCTGCGCAGAAGTCGGTTCCTCTGGAAAATGTACAGTAATCATTTGACAGATGTGAAGTGAAAAGCTgattaaaaactatatttttaGTAGAAAACAGCAGTCCAATTTATGATGCTTGAGTAGTCTGAAACAAAAGCAAGAATAAATATGTTACTAAAATACTGCTGATGAACATATATCCACACTTTCGCCTTCTTTTTGTTCTCATGAGGGTACTGTATCGTCTAATTAGCAAATCTTATCCACCCAAAATGGCGGATACTTTAGTACTAGTAGAATTAAACTAGAcatggccaaaaaaaaaagatccccGATGAAGAATCTGAAGTTCAGCAGCAACAGGTGGTGTTCATAGAATGTGATGAAACATACAGGACAGCAGTTGTCGGTGAAAACTCAACAATAGAAGGCTCAAACTTCAggttttgtaaaaaaaaaaaaaaaattttattgggTACCACACTATATAATGTAAAATGCAAATAATAATGACAgccaaagatgaaaatcaaaaACAGAAATCTAAGAAATTTTTTTCCCCTGCATGTTTACCTCTACATTAACTGCCAATGCCACACAACGTCTCAAAGAAGCATTCTTTTTAGTGTCAATGGCAAGGTTCGAATACCAAACTTATactccctctttttctttttgaaccaCTCAACCCGTCCCTCCCCTTTGTCAAGTAAGCATCACAAGTAGTATGAACGGATCCTCAGTTGTATGTACCAAACAGTCTACTGATTAGGATGACAGAGCAATCACAATGCAGACTCATAAAAGGGTACGAGAAAATAATTGCAGAGCCTCTCTGCAATAGAGAGTTCTCTCATTTTAGTTCACACGTCCATTCATGTTTTGGAAGCAAGTAGGCCAGAATGTCAAGTGCACAACCACACCTCTATGTCTTGTCTTTCACATGCAGAAAACTGATCGTCGGAACACATCGGAATATCACTGATATGGCAAGAGTCATTAATTTACCCTTATTAGATTAGAAGGTGTTTAGGATCATTAAATTACCCTGATTCTGTTGCTGTGGTAAGAATGTTACAGAATTATTTAATGAAAGTATCGTGTTTATGAGTTTATCATGGCGgcataaaatgaaaatcatcaTGTTAACAATAATCATAACCCGGAAGATTTAAATGCATAAAACAACTTACTATAGTCCCTGtcttcacacacacacacacaaaagaaaaagaagaaaaaataaaaaataaaagttcctCTTCTTTTACTCTATATGCTGTAGCTAGCACTAATAAATCAGCCTTGCATAAAAGATTAGACACGAACAACTCTCAGGGCAATGGTGGTGGCGGCGGTGAATGAGCAACAAACATCTCTCGGCCCACGAGCCCATATCTTTTTGCAGAGAACGCCTCCGCTTTAAGTAGCCACTGAAGTCCATAGCATATTGGTCCTTCAAGAGAGTCCAGAGTGGGTCTCGTACGTCCGCGAGCTCAGTGATTTTCACACATCTCTGATCCATGTGAATTTCAGAAGGCCAATATAAGCCCTTTTTATGCAGGTCAATCTGGGCCAGGAGAAAGCTTAATCTGCATGAGGTCCATTGCCTCTTCTCAATTTCTTGTTAATCCAGGGTATCAGGTGTAAGATTGAAGAACCCAAAACTTTAACAGTAAATTGAACAAATAGACGTCTTAACAATGAAAGTCAGAATTATGTACATTATCCTATCTAAAAATCACACCAGGCCCAGCATCAATAGGATTTAGGCATTTATGACTCACACCTTCTTGGAATTGTTTGTGCTAACAGCAAATTCCCAAATTCAATTTTACCCGCTTGCTATTAATTTTCAATTGCTCATTCGTCATAAATTACAGCATATCATACTCAAGAAACTACAACGATAGGTTAGGTATAAGTTGTCCCTATCATGTAGAATGAGGTCACCTATACTTGAACTAGGATTGCGTGTTCTTAAGTTTTTAactaaggaaaattgttcaaaacatttatcacattttgttaaataattttttttcaatcctTTACTTTTAAGATAGTAACTTTATGTTCTTTACAAAAGTCAAGTTTGTAAATTTTGATCCCAATCTAATTTTTTGAGCACTTGTTTTACCTTAAATCCATCACATGACCCgcatattattttatttttttttgggataaaaaGTTTAGATTCCATTTGTTATTAAATAAATGGTCGGGTCTATATTCATTTTTTacttctaaaaaaaattcagatttgacttgaaccaattttaattttttccttgaAAGAGTGGAAAATTTGCTAGCTTGAATTTGTATGGAAGataaaaattaacattttaaaagtgaaagacgaaaaaattcatttaacaaaatatgaaaactatttttaacaatttcttTTTTGTATATATAGAAATGAGATCAAGGAAAGGCTAAATTCCAAAAGGTAGTACTGTCAAGTTTGCAGTTGTATAAATCGCACACAGATAATCCTTTCATGTTACGGGGTGTTTATGATAGTTAAACCCTTGGCATATTTTTGCCAAATCACCGTCCActtttttctaataaaacacATATATTTCTGCAACATTTTACTTCTAGTCTCTTTATTTccttccaaaaaaatttttttttttcccgcaTACTTGCATGGGGAAACAACACTTTGACACTTGAGATCCTCATCATAAAACGCAAAGTCAATATGTGATTCACCGTAGAGAAACTCTTGAAGTTCAGTTAATGCAGCCAAATTaccttctttttttgtttttttaaacaAATGACAAATCCCAAAAAATGCGTTTAATCATCCTCCACATACATTTACTACATTAACAACAATAATAGAAGTCCCACCACATTCAATGCCCCACCCCAGCCAACGCTCCCTTGGCAAATTCACTagtggacttttttttttttttttttttttgtggttgaAGGGATTCACTAGGGGACTCAGCACCATTCCAAACCTTCAATATCATGTATAGTAGGAGTGTAGGACGTAGTAGTACTAAATTCTAAATTCCCCGTCGTCCCCTTCCCGGCACCCCATCTGGTTGAAGTCATCGCCACCTGGGACCTAGGAGAGTACTTACAAACTCTGTCCTATCACCCACCACCCGTGACTCGTTACGACTGAGTCTTGAGCGTCTCTTACCGGAGTGAGTGAAGTCTGGACCTCCCAAAATTTTACTACAGAATAGAGAATACTAGTGCTACTGCTTACTATTCAACATATCAACTGGGCTGATTGGCTATGGCTGTGTGCGCTGCGGAGTCGGGCAGGGCTAGTTCTTGCAGGGATGGAAAAGCAGCAGCTTACCTCAAACTCATCTCTATTCTGGTGATTTTCTTGACTAGCGCCATAGGCATCAGTCT encodes:
- the LOC113780562 gene encoding probable N-acetyltransferase HLS1-like, producing the protein MAFEKIKIRSYDWEIDKVRVEDLERGCEVGPAEHVFLFTDTMGDPISRIRNSPMYNMLVAELNDEIIGVIQGSIKVVTLHTSPKNHLAKVGYILGLRVAPRHRRKGIALSLVHHMEEWFISHQVEYAYMATEKDNQASINLFVNKLGYLEFRTPVILVHPVYNRSFRLSSSVEIMKLKVDQAEFLYRKFMSSTEFFPHDINRVLRNKLSLGTWVAYFRRGDHESPSGGFGLDGGIPNSWAMMSVWRSTEVIKLRVGKPTLSCMFYAKSSRMLESVLPCFRVPSLPDFSENPFGFYFIYGFHREGPSSGKLVRTLCRFVHNLARESDGKDECKVIVTEVGGCDELKLHIPHWKLLSCPEDLWCIKALKFYEDAKTTLGNEAPPPKSNPLFVDPREV